The following are encoded together in the Proteiniphilum saccharofermentans genome:
- the serB gene encoding phosphoserine phosphatase SerB, with amino-acid sequence MEKSEIILLNINGEDKPGLTAALTEILARHGAFILDIGQSDIHRNLSLGILFRSKTNISGEIMKDLLFKAYEMDVNVRFTPISDEEYSNWVGLQGKNRYIITLLGRILTAKQIAAVSKIIAEQNLNIDNIVRLTGRIPLDEKQRAPQSCVELSVRGTPTDRQQMQQAFLELASTLNFDISFQEESMFRRMRRLICFDMDSTLIQTEVIDELAERAGVGSQVKTITEQAMQGEIDFNESFRQRVKLLKGLDVSVMKEIAENLPITEGVDRLVKVLQKVGFKTAILSGGFTYFGNYLKDKFGFDYMYANELEIENGKLTGNYLGDIVDGKRKAELLRLIAQVERIDLRQTVAVGDGANDLPMLGIAGLGIAFHAKPKVKRNAGQSLSTVGIDGILYFLGYKDSMLDSEIINS; translated from the coding sequence AAACCAGGCCTGACCGCTGCCCTTACAGAAATTCTGGCCAGACATGGTGCATTTATTCTTGACATTGGGCAATCGGATATACACCGGAATTTGTCATTAGGTATCCTATTCAGGTCGAAGACCAATATTTCCGGTGAAATAATGAAGGACCTGCTCTTCAAAGCCTACGAGATGGATGTGAATGTCCGATTTACTCCTATTTCTGACGAAGAATACTCCAACTGGGTGGGCCTGCAGGGCAAGAACCGCTATATCATTACCCTTTTGGGAAGGATACTCACTGCCAAACAGATTGCAGCCGTATCGAAAATCATAGCAGAACAAAATCTCAATATCGATAATATAGTGCGCCTGACCGGCCGTATCCCACTCGACGAGAAACAGCGCGCACCCCAGTCGTGTGTAGAATTGTCGGTAAGGGGTACGCCTACCGACCGCCAACAGATGCAGCAAGCCTTTCTTGAGCTTGCCTCTACACTCAACTTCGACATTTCCTTCCAGGAAGAGAGTATGTTCAGGCGTATGCGTAGGCTTATCTGTTTCGATATGGACTCCACACTCATTCAAACGGAGGTGATCGATGAACTGGCTGAAAGGGCAGGTGTGGGCAGTCAGGTAAAGACCATCACAGAGCAGGCCATGCAGGGTGAAATAGATTTCAATGAAAGTTTTCGTCAACGGGTAAAATTGCTTAAAGGGCTGGATGTTTCAGTGATGAAAGAAATTGCGGAAAATCTCCCCATCACCGAGGGTGTAGACCGGTTGGTAAAAGTATTACAAAAAGTAGGGTTTAAAACCGCCATATTGTCAGGAGGATTTACCTACTTCGGTAACTACCTGAAGGATAAATTCGGGTTTGACTACATGTATGCCAATGAACTTGAAATTGAGAATGGGAAGCTCACCGGGAACTATCTGGGAGATATTGTAGACGGTAAACGAAAAGCGGAATTATTAAGGCTTATAGCGCAGGTGGAAAGGATTGACCTTCGCCAAACGGTGGCGGTGGGTGATGGAGCCAATGACCTGCCCATGCTGGGAATAGCCGGTTTGGGTATCGCCTTTCATGCCAAACCAAAGGTAAAACGAAATGCAGGACAATCGCTCTCCACGGTAGGTATTGACGGCATCCTCTATTTCCTTGGGTACAAGGACTCGATGCTCGACAGCGAAATTATCAACAGTTAA